From the genome of Streptomyces sp. NBC_01260, one region includes:
- a CDS encoding DUF4255 domain-containing protein, which produces MIHEVDEGMRRLLGESGLEASGVEVVFDAPTKDWAARRNAPTVCVFLYDIREDATRRGSGAGEVYDAEGHVVARRTPPRWFELTYLVTAWASRPQDEHRLLSQVLACLVATDTLPARLLTGTLAELGLTVSLDTAGGGLDAPSASDVWSALGGELKASLGVLVRAPLAGVSTAVAPPVTEGLVVRTAARSEGGEPAPGRRLRYTGTSEAGADGFAGPRERRPAPARRRRGDRQP; this is translated from the coding sequence GTGATCCACGAGGTCGACGAAGGGATGCGCCGCCTGCTCGGCGAGTCCGGTCTGGAGGCATCGGGTGTCGAGGTGGTCTTCGACGCCCCCACCAAGGACTGGGCGGCACGCCGCAACGCCCCGACGGTCTGTGTCTTCCTGTACGACATCCGCGAGGACGCCACCCGGCGCGGCAGCGGCGCCGGGGAGGTGTACGACGCGGAAGGGCACGTGGTGGCACGGCGCACCCCGCCGCGCTGGTTCGAGCTGACCTACCTGGTCACGGCGTGGGCGAGCCGTCCGCAGGACGAGCACCGGCTGCTCTCGCAGGTGCTCGCCTGCCTGGTCGCCACCGACACGCTGCCCGCCCGGCTGCTCACCGGAACCCTCGCCGAACTCGGCCTGACCGTGAGCCTGGACACCGCCGGGGGCGGGCTCGACGCACCATCCGCCTCCGATGTGTGGTCGGCGCTCGGCGGGGAGCTGAAGGCGTCGCTCGGGGTGCTGGTGCGGGCGCCGCTCGCCGGGGTGAGCACGGCCGTCGCGCCGCCGGTCACCGAAGGGCTCGTCGTGCGCACCGCCGCCCGGAGCGAGGGCGGCGAACCGGCGCCGGGACGGCGGCTGCGATATACGGGGACGAGCGAGGCGGGCGCGGACGGCTTCGCCGGCCCGCGCGAACGGCGGCCCGCCCCCGCCAGACGCCGCCGGGGGGACCGCCAGCCGTGA
- a CDS encoding ATP-binding protein, with protein MAHLWARLRLIEERVRQAVAVRRAGDPDPDDPYRGQYFTPEGITRILDEPGGLDVHADEPWHPSPGSVLDGLAVRFGLSPLDLDLLLIAVAPDLDARFERFYGYLNDDLTRRRPTVGLALELCGLAGAAPARFRLAPGSPLVEGGLVDVTEPERPPLSRVLAVPDRVSGHLLGNARPDVRLAGVLGEACEDPTAEAAEVHRAAAAAATGAGLVHLRSRGGDAEGLATAALRAAGLRPLVLDAAALAGRSGDVPELARVAAREARLTGAGVVLGPVEALPAEPVERARTLGALCAALRGIPLFTHGTTGWDPAWAADAPVVLTVPAPSPERQAVRWRHALDRAAGDGSVSGDAEALARAVAAHRLDAGQLRRAADAAVRTAALAGGPVRPDDLQSAVRAQNGAGLDRLARRVEPGVGWDDLVLPPPTHRRLRELALRARHREQVLGQWGMRPGGGRGRGVIALFAGESGTGKTMSAEVVAADLGMDLYVVDLSTVVDKYVGETEKNLERIFTEASAVNAILLFDEADAIFGKRSEVKDAHDRHANIESAYLLQRMESFDGIAVLTTNLRANLDEAFTRRLDVVADFPVPDSGQRLALWDRCLGDRLPRADDLDLGFCADRFELAGGSIRACAVTAAYLAAESGRPLTMRQVVTAVVQEYRKLGRLVLEGEFGPYLAEAAGA; from the coding sequence GTGGCGCACCTCTGGGCGCGGCTCCGCCTGATCGAGGAGCGGGTGCGGCAGGCGGTGGCGGTCCGCCGCGCCGGCGACCCAGACCCCGACGACCCGTACCGGGGCCAGTACTTCACCCCCGAGGGGATCACCCGCATCCTGGACGAGCCGGGCGGCCTCGACGTCCACGCCGACGAGCCCTGGCACCCGTCTCCCGGTTCCGTTCTCGACGGCCTCGCCGTGCGGTTCGGCCTGTCCCCGCTGGACCTGGACCTGCTCCTGATCGCGGTGGCGCCCGATCTGGACGCGCGGTTCGAACGGTTCTACGGCTATCTCAACGACGACCTGACGCGCCGTCGTCCCACGGTCGGGCTCGCCCTGGAGCTGTGCGGGCTCGCCGGCGCGGCACCCGCACGATTCCGGCTCGCCCCCGGCTCGCCGCTGGTGGAGGGCGGTCTGGTGGACGTCACCGAGCCTGAACGGCCACCGCTCTCCCGCGTCCTGGCGGTCCCCGACCGGGTGTCCGGGCACCTCCTGGGGAACGCGCGGCCCGACGTCCGGCTCGCCGGGGTGCTCGGCGAGGCCTGCGAGGACCCGACCGCCGAGGCGGCCGAGGTCCACCGGGCCGCGGCCGCGGCCGCCACCGGCGCCGGCCTCGTCCACCTGCGCAGCCGGGGCGGCGACGCCGAGGGCCTGGCCACCGCAGCCCTGCGCGCGGCCGGGCTGCGTCCGCTCGTCCTGGACGCGGCGGCGCTGGCCGGGCGCTCCGGCGATGTACCGGAACTCGCCCGGGTGGCCGCCCGCGAAGCCCGCCTGACCGGCGCCGGGGTCGTCCTCGGCCCGGTGGAGGCGCTGCCCGCGGAACCCGTCGAACGGGCCCGCACGCTCGGGGCGTTGTGCGCGGCGCTGCGGGGAATCCCGCTCTTCACGCACGGCACCACCGGCTGGGACCCGGCGTGGGCGGCCGACGCGCCCGTCGTGCTGACCGTGCCGGCGCCGTCCCCGGAGCGGCAGGCCGTGCGCTGGCGGCACGCCCTGGACCGGGCCGCCGGTGACGGCTCCGTCAGCGGCGACGCCGAGGCGCTCGCCAGGGCGGTCGCCGCGCACCGCCTGGACGCCGGGCAGTTGCGCCGCGCCGCCGACGCGGCGGTGCGCACGGCCGCCCTGGCCGGCGGCCCCGTCCGCCCCGACGACCTGCAGAGCGCCGTGCGTGCCCAGAACGGCGCGGGGCTCGACCGGCTCGCCCGCCGGGTGGAGCCGGGCGTCGGCTGGGACGACCTGGTCCTCCCGCCGCCCACCCACCGGCGGCTGCGCGAACTCGCACTGCGCGCCCGCCACCGCGAGCAGGTGCTCGGGCAGTGGGGGATGCGGCCCGGCGGCGGGCGGGGGCGCGGCGTGATCGCGCTGTTCGCAGGTGAGTCGGGCACCGGCAAGACCATGTCCGCCGAGGTGGTCGCCGCGGACCTGGGCATGGACCTGTACGTGGTGGACCTGTCCACGGTCGTCGACAAGTACGTCGGGGAGACCGAGAAGAACCTGGAGCGGATCTTCACCGAGGCGTCGGCGGTCAACGCCATACTGCTCTTCGACGAGGCCGACGCGATCTTCGGCAAGCGCTCGGAGGTGAAGGACGCGCACGACCGGCACGCCAACATCGAGTCGGCGTACCTGCTCCAGCGCATGGAGTCGTTCGACGGGATCGCGGTGCTGACCACCAACCTGCGGGCCAACCTGGACGAGGCGTTCACGCGCCGGCTGGACGTGGTGGCGGACTTCCCGGTGCCCGACTCCGGCCAGCGCCTCGCCCTCTGGGACCGGTGCCTGGGCGACCGGCTGCCCCGGGCCGACGACTTGGACCTCGGCTTCTGCGCGGACCGCTTCGAACTGGCCGGCGGCTCGATCCGGGCCTGCGCGGTGACCGCGGCGTACCTCGCCGCGGAGTCCGGCAGGCCGCTCACCATGCGGCAGGTGGTGACCGCGGTCGTGCAGGAGTACCGCAAGCTCGGACGGCTGGTCCTGGAGGGCGAGTTCGGCCCGTACCTGGCGGAGGCCGCCGGCGCCTGA
- a CDS encoding phage tail sheath family protein → MPTYLTPGVYVEEVQSGARPIEGVGTAVAAFVGFARNGPFHAPTLVTSWDQYTQLFGGFTEGTYLAHAVYGYFANGGGAAYVVRIGGPAEGASPADGAQQPETRAAEPVELGGFLIAARPGVSGVSVEIADADGENPPEDRFKVLVRQGDKVVETYEASTRKNVKGYLVNQARASSLIAVAEQRNAAQSRPAGQTVALPDAPAAPAAFGSGEVARLDASEYVGDVAARTGFGGLEAIDEITMVAVPDLMSAHQRGDIDAEGVRTVQLAAIAHCEQMGDRVAVLDTPPGLSAQQVRTWRSDEAGYDSRYATLYYPWVRVFDPAAGRNTTVPPSGHIAGVWARSDAERGVHKAPANEVIRGAVDLELRLSKGEQDLLNPIGVNCVRAFSGRGVRVWGARTLSSDPAWRYLNVRRLFNYLEESILLGTQWVVFEPNDDRLWSSIRRNVTAFLTEEWRRGALFGRTAEEAFYVRCDRDNNPQESIDQGRVICEIGVSPVKPAEFVVFRLAQFSDSTSLIDE, encoded by the coding sequence ATGCCGACGTACCTCACCCCGGGTGTGTACGTGGAGGAGGTGCAGTCCGGTGCCCGACCGATCGAAGGGGTCGGCACCGCCGTCGCCGCGTTCGTGGGGTTTGCCCGGAACGGGCCGTTCCACGCACCGACACTGGTCACCTCCTGGGACCAGTACACCCAGCTGTTCGGCGGTTTCACCGAGGGCACCTATCTGGCCCACGCGGTCTACGGGTACTTCGCCAACGGTGGCGGCGCCGCGTACGTGGTGCGGATCGGCGGCCCCGCCGAGGGAGCCTCCCCGGCCGACGGCGCCCAGCAGCCGGAGACCAGGGCGGCGGAGCCGGTGGAGCTCGGCGGCTTCCTGATCGCGGCCCGGCCGGGCGTCTCCGGAGTGTCGGTGGAGATCGCCGACGCGGACGGCGAGAACCCGCCGGAGGACCGCTTCAAGGTCCTGGTCCGCCAGGGCGACAAGGTCGTGGAGACGTACGAGGCCTCGACCCGCAAGAACGTCAAGGGCTACCTCGTCAACCAGGCGCGCGCCTCCAGCCTGATCGCGGTGGCCGAGCAGCGCAACGCCGCCCAGAGCAGGCCCGCCGGCCAGACCGTGGCACTGCCCGATGCCCCGGCCGCGCCCGCTGCGTTCGGCTCCGGCGAGGTGGCGCGTCTCGACGCGTCCGAGTACGTCGGCGATGTCGCGGCCCGTACGGGGTTCGGCGGCCTGGAGGCCATCGACGAGATCACCATGGTCGCGGTGCCGGACCTGATGAGCGCCCACCAGCGCGGCGACATCGACGCGGAGGGCGTGCGCACGGTGCAGCTCGCCGCGATCGCGCACTGCGAGCAGATGGGCGACCGGGTGGCCGTCCTGGACACCCCGCCGGGACTCTCCGCCCAGCAGGTGCGTACCTGGCGGAGCGACGAAGCGGGCTACGACTCCCGGTACGCCACCCTTTACTACCCGTGGGTGCGGGTCTTCGACCCGGCCGCCGGACGCAACACCACTGTCCCGCCCAGCGGTCACATCGCCGGGGTGTGGGCACGCAGTGACGCCGAGCGCGGCGTGCACAAGGCGCCCGCCAACGAGGTGATCCGCGGCGCGGTGGATCTGGAGCTCCGGCTCAGCAAGGGCGAGCAGGACCTGCTGAACCCGATCGGCGTGAACTGCGTGCGCGCCTTCTCCGGCCGGGGCGTCCGGGTGTGGGGCGCCCGCACCCTCTCCTCCGACCCGGCCTGGCGCTACCTGAACGTGCGCCGGCTGTTCAACTACCTGGAGGAATCAATCCTCCTGGGAACCCAGTGGGTGGTCTTCGAGCCGAACGACGACCGGCTGTGGTCGAGCATCCGGCGCAACGTCACCGCGTTCCTCACCGAGGAGTGGCGCAGGGGCGCGCTGTTCGGCCGCACCGCCGAAGAGGCGTTCTACGTGCGGTGCGACCGCGACAACAACCCGCAGGAGTCCATCGACCAGGGCCGGGTCATCTGTGAGATCGGCGTCTCGCCGGTCAAGCCCGCGGAGTTCGTGGTGTTCCGGCTGGCTCAGTTCTCCGACAGCACCAGCCTCATCGACGAGTGA
- a CDS encoding phage tail protein, which yields MAEGDALSTHVFGVQLGGYLVESIQEISGLTVEEEVVEVRQVSAEGKQIIRKQPGARQAGEVTITRGLDQSSEFTSWIKETLNKGAVDTARQNLTIEIKDSEGSTVRRIQLMQGWASKWEGPSLKAGESAAATESVTIVFEEIVVE from the coding sequence ATGGCAGAGGGCGATGCTCTTTCCACCCACGTCTTCGGCGTGCAGCTCGGCGGCTATCTGGTCGAGTCGATTCAGGAGATCAGCGGGCTGACCGTCGAGGAGGAGGTCGTCGAGGTCCGCCAGGTCAGCGCGGAGGGCAAGCAGATCATCCGCAAGCAGCCCGGCGCCCGGCAGGCCGGCGAGGTCACGATCACCCGGGGACTGGACCAGAGCAGTGAGTTCACCTCGTGGATCAAGGAAACCCTGAACAAGGGTGCCGTGGACACCGCGCGGCAGAACCTCACCATCGAGATCAAGGACTCCGAGGGCAGCACGGTCCGCCGCATCCAGCTGATGCAGGGCTGGGCCTCGAAGTGGGAGGGCCCGTCCCTCAAGGCGGGCGAGTCCGCCGCGGCCACCGAGTCGGTCACGATCGTCTTCGAGGAGATCGTCGTCGAATGA
- a CDS encoding zinc-ribbon domain-containing protein, with protein sequence MRRRTVSAGSLEEILQATEPAPAPERAAATPAAPASGEEHRLRTEFEFELPRGYVDEAGTVHRHGSMRLATARDELRPQIDLRVKENPAYLSVVLLSQVITRLGAITDVHAGVVERMYATDVAFLQDFYRRVNSEGHTRAAVTCPHCEGGFEVDLSGGRLGES encoded by the coding sequence ATGAGGCGTCGTACGGTGTCCGCGGGCAGCCTGGAGGAGATCCTCCAGGCGACGGAGCCCGCCCCGGCGCCGGAGCGGGCGGCGGCCACCCCCGCCGCCCCGGCGTCCGGCGAGGAGCACAGGCTGCGCACCGAGTTCGAGTTCGAGCTCCCGCGCGGGTACGTGGACGAGGCGGGCACGGTGCACCGCCACGGCTCGATGCGCCTGGCGACCGCCCGTGACGAGCTGCGGCCCCAGATCGACCTGCGGGTCAAGGAGAACCCGGCGTACCTGAGCGTGGTGCTGCTGAGCCAGGTGATCACCCGGCTCGGCGCGATCACCGATGTGCACGCAGGGGTGGTGGAGCGGATGTACGCCACCGATGTGGCCTTCCTCCAGGACTTCTACCGCCGCGTCAACAGCGAGGGCCACACCCGTGCGGCGGTGACCTGCCCGCACTGCGAGGGCGGCTTCGAGGTCGACCTCTCGGGTGGGCGCCTGGGGGAATCGTGA
- a CDS encoding DUF6760 family protein, translating into MTYALPRLREEIAYIAYHFHWQREEILDLTHGERQQWVSEIARINTHVNEGG; encoded by the coding sequence GTGACGTACGCCCTTCCCCGGCTCCGGGAGGAGATCGCGTACATCGCGTACCACTTCCACTGGCAACGCGAGGAGATCCTCGACCTGACGCACGGCGAACGCCAGCAGTGGGTGTCCGAGATCGCTCGTATCAACACCCATGTGAACGAAGGCGGTTGA
- a CDS encoding phage tail protein, translating to MTDSIFATSVFFRLAIAGNDLGAFHTCSGMGAEVEMESYAEGGNNGFTWQLPGRVTWSNITLTRPVTADTAKIGRWLDETLRRVEPKDGEIVALKPDLTRIISWQVFGIVPVRWQGPSFDPARSEAAVETLEIAHQGLRPS from the coding sequence ATGACAGACAGCATCTTCGCGACCAGCGTGTTCTTCCGGCTCGCGATCGCCGGGAACGACCTGGGTGCCTTCCACACCTGCTCCGGCATGGGCGCCGAAGTCGAGATGGAGAGCTATGCCGAGGGCGGCAACAACGGCTTCACCTGGCAACTGCCCGGACGCGTGACCTGGTCGAACATCACGCTCACCAGGCCGGTCACCGCCGACACGGCGAAGATCGGCCGCTGGCTCGACGAGACGCTGCGGCGGGTGGAGCCCAAGGACGGCGAGATCGTGGCGCTGAAACCGGACCTGACCAGGATCATCAGCTGGCAGGTGTTCGGGATCGTCCCGGTCCGCTGGCAGGGGCCGTCCTTCGATCCCGCCCGGTCGGAGGCCGCGGTGGAGACCCTGGAGATCGCCCATCAGGGGTTGCGCCCTTCCTGA
- a CDS encoding CIS tube protein, whose protein sequence is MSPAARSSRARAQLTLKEPPASVGAKPGGTVAQLDLQFNPSTLELRKTTEWRRSPSRMAGQSALPEFVGSGPRTLSLEVFLDATATHDNSVEQAVEKLMKACVPTPASLGRKKPASPWVRFEWGTARTTAFDGVLSSLSVSYTLFDVDGKPLRATCALSIEEASVDPAGQNPTSGARTARSTHTVVAGDSLAMLAWREYGDPTAWRVIAEANGIDDPMALAPGTELVVPALRDTGSEEER, encoded by the coding sequence ATGTCCCCAGCGGCGCGCTCCAGCCGGGCCAGAGCCCAGCTGACCCTGAAGGAGCCCCCGGCCTCGGTCGGCGCGAAACCCGGCGGGACGGTCGCGCAGCTCGACCTCCAGTTCAACCCCTCCACCCTGGAGCTGCGCAAGACCACCGAGTGGCGGCGCTCCCCGTCCCGGATGGCCGGGCAGTCGGCGCTGCCCGAGTTCGTCGGCAGCGGCCCGCGTACGCTGAGCCTCGAAGTGTTCCTGGACGCCACCGCCACCCACGACAACTCCGTGGAGCAGGCGGTGGAGAAGCTGATGAAGGCGTGCGTGCCGACCCCGGCCAGCCTGGGCCGCAAGAAGCCGGCCAGCCCGTGGGTCCGGTTCGAGTGGGGCACCGCGCGGACGACCGCGTTCGACGGGGTGCTGTCGAGCCTGTCGGTGAGCTACACGCTGTTCGATGTGGACGGCAAGCCGCTGCGGGCCACCTGCGCGCTGTCCATCGAGGAGGCGAGCGTCGACCCGGCGGGCCAGAACCCGACGTCCGGTGCGCGCACCGCCCGCAGTACCCACACCGTCGTGGCGGGCGACAGTCTCGCCATGCTGGCCTGGCGGGAGTACGGCGACCCGACGGCCTGGCGCGTCATCGCCGAGGCGAACGGAATCGACGACCCGATGGCGCTCGCGCCCGGCACCGAACTGGTGGTGCCGGCGCTGCGGGACACGGGCAGTGAGGAGGAGCGGTGA
- a CDS encoding VgrG-related protein encodes MSTTEAQGSRSFTADPVVETPAELPQVWAAQLVSCVVDENVGLPDAAVLTFRDPDHEFLQATGITIGTPLRVSVVTASGQARERLFNGEVTALELDRDGTGSFTVVRAYSKAHRLQRGRKVVAYRNMTAAAIVRKVAAGAGLACGTVQAAPVTYQQLSQANVSDWDFLQYLAGESGAQVRVDDKGLLQFTRPQKASGAPAPSTSATRSPMVLEYGRNLLALRASLSAADSAASVEVRGWDVTTKRPLVARNPSVVSETATPGLSPAASARFGKAKLTVTDTPYRTQAETTAVADATAAQVSAGFGELEAVAEGNPRLRAGKPVALGNVGQAFSGRYTATAVQHVLEPHNGYRTTVWVGAGPDRSLTGLVTGGPARGPRMPGLAIGVVTDVREPDGAERGAVRLKFPWLDESYVTDWVRTVQWGGVGGGGVVSAEVNDEVLVGFEQGLLDSPYVIGGLYNGVDQPSPHDVPLIDRTSGKVNRRSVVSRSGHRVELLDARAPGPSGLRLLTGDERLEVRLDDRRNRIELTVYAGRGRPLTSVVLDKEGITLDAKLGNVSVRGRQVDIDGADGVRIGGRSVKVTGGSDVTVDGGLLGVLKARLIRIN; translated from the coding sequence GTGAGCACAACCGAGGCACAGGGCAGCCGGTCGTTCACGGCGGACCCCGTCGTGGAGACACCCGCCGAACTCCCACAGGTCTGGGCCGCCCAGCTGGTGAGCTGCGTGGTGGACGAGAACGTGGGCCTGCCCGACGCGGCGGTGCTCACCTTTCGCGACCCCGATCACGAGTTCCTGCAGGCGACCGGCATCACCATCGGCACCCCGCTGCGGGTCTCGGTGGTGACCGCTTCCGGGCAGGCGCGCGAGCGGCTGTTCAACGGTGAGGTGACGGCCCTGGAGCTCGACCGGGACGGCACGGGCTCGTTCACGGTGGTGCGCGCCTACTCCAAGGCGCACCGGCTTCAGCGGGGCCGGAAGGTGGTGGCGTACCGGAACATGACGGCGGCGGCGATCGTCCGCAAGGTGGCCGCCGGGGCCGGTCTGGCCTGCGGAACCGTGCAGGCCGCGCCGGTCACCTACCAGCAGCTCTCGCAGGCGAACGTGTCCGACTGGGACTTCCTGCAGTACTTGGCGGGTGAGAGCGGCGCGCAGGTGCGCGTCGACGACAAGGGGCTGCTCCAGTTCACCCGGCCGCAGAAGGCGTCCGGCGCGCCCGCGCCGTCGACCTCGGCCACGCGGAGCCCGATGGTGCTGGAGTACGGCCGCAACCTCCTCGCGCTGCGGGCCTCGCTGTCGGCCGCGGACAGTGCGGCGTCGGTGGAGGTGCGCGGCTGGGACGTCACCACGAAGAGGCCGCTGGTGGCCCGGAATCCGTCGGTTGTCAGTGAGACGGCGACGCCGGGTCTCAGCCCGGCGGCGAGCGCCCGGTTCGGCAAGGCCAAGCTGACCGTCACGGACACCCCGTACCGCACCCAGGCCGAGACCACGGCGGTCGCGGACGCGACGGCCGCGCAGGTCAGCGCGGGCTTCGGAGAACTGGAGGCGGTGGCCGAGGGCAACCCCCGGCTGCGGGCGGGCAAGCCCGTGGCCCTCGGCAACGTCGGGCAGGCGTTCTCGGGCCGGTACACGGCCACGGCCGTGCAGCACGTTCTGGAGCCGCACAACGGGTACCGGACCACGGTGTGGGTCGGCGCCGGCCCCGACCGCTCCCTGACGGGCCTGGTGACCGGTGGGCCGGCCCGTGGCCCCCGTATGCCGGGTCTCGCGATCGGCGTGGTGACGGACGTACGCGAGCCGGACGGGGCCGAGCGCGGTGCGGTTCGGCTGAAGTTCCCCTGGCTGGACGAGAGTTACGTCACCGACTGGGTGCGCACCGTGCAGTGGGGCGGCGTCGGCGGGGGAGGGGTGGTGAGTGCGGAGGTCAACGACGAGGTCCTGGTCGGGTTCGAACAGGGCCTGCTGGACAGCCCGTACGTCATCGGGGGGCTCTACAACGGCGTGGACCAGCCGTCACCCCATGACGTTCCGCTGATCGACAGGACCAGCGGAAAGGTCAACCGCCGCTCGGTGGTGTCGCGTTCGGGGCACCGGGTGGAGCTTCTGGACGCGAGGGCGCCGGGCCCGTCCGGACTGCGGCTGCTGACCGGGGACGAGCGCCTCGAAGTACGCCTCGACGACCGGCGGAACCGGATCGAACTGACGGTGTACGCGGGGCGTGGCCGTCCCCTCACCTCCGTCGTGCTCGACAAGGAAGGCATCACGCTGGACGCGAAGCTGGGCAACGTGAGCGTCCGGGGAAGGCAGGTGGACATCGACGGCGCGGACGGGGTGCGGATCGGCGGCCGTTCGGTGAAGGTCACCGGCGGTTCGGATGTCACCGTCGACGGCGGTCTGCTGGGCGTCCTCAAGGCCCGGCTCATCCGGATCAACTGA
- a CDS encoding PAAR domain-containing protein yields the protein MPAAARTGDPTSHGGVIATAPPGAAAAVMRVLIGGRPAAVVGSLHTCPVPPHALLGPANVILPDPAALAAGMVLIGGLPAARAGDRTACGGNILTGAQNVRIGGM from the coding sequence ATGCCAGCCGCAGCCCGTACCGGCGACCCCACCAGCCACGGCGGCGTGATCGCCACCGCGCCGCCCGGCGCCGCCGCCGCGGTGATGCGGGTGCTGATCGGCGGCCGTCCCGCCGCTGTCGTGGGCAGCCTCCACACCTGCCCGGTCCCGCCGCACGCGCTGCTGGGGCCGGCCAACGTGATCCTGCCCGACCCGGCCGCGCTCGCCGCGGGCATGGTGCTGATCGGCGGGCTGCCGGCCGCACGGGCGGGGGACCGCACGGCGTGCGGCGGGAACATCCTGACCGGAGCCCAGAACGTCCGGATCGGGGGCATGTGA
- a CDS encoding GPW/gp25 family protein yields MNERFIGRGWAFPLRVAPTGGIAMVEREREIEEAIRLVLGTAPGERPMRPEFGCGIHDYVFAPGNGATAGRLAQQTREALERWEPRIAVDDVVVAFDAVEDGTLYIDVHYTVRSTNDRRNLVFPFYTIPSDEETEELVAD; encoded by the coding sequence ATGAACGAGCGGTTCATCGGCCGCGGCTGGGCGTTCCCCCTGCGGGTCGCGCCGACCGGCGGGATCGCCATGGTCGAACGGGAGCGGGAGATCGAGGAGGCGATCCGCCTGGTGCTCGGCACCGCGCCGGGCGAGCGCCCCATGCGCCCCGAGTTCGGCTGCGGCATCCACGACTACGTCTTCGCCCCCGGCAACGGCGCCACCGCCGGACGCCTCGCGCAGCAGACGCGCGAGGCCCTTGAACGGTGGGAGCCGCGCATCGCGGTGGACGACGTGGTGGTCGCCTTCGACGCCGTCGAGGACGGCACCCTCTACATCGACGTGCACTACACCGTGCGTTCCACCAACGACCGGCGCAACCTGGTCTTTCCCTTCTACACGATCCCCTCCGACGAGGAGACCGAGGAATTGGTCGCGGACTGA